In Mycetocola zhujimingii, one DNA window encodes the following:
- a CDS encoding sugar phosphate isomerase/epimerase family protein — protein sequence MTFNPRLGCSTISFRHQRLADALATIRAAGFEEVDLGALPGVCDHVPFVLDADAVGAVAETVLSSGLRVRSVNGDIGDLNRVLSAHERAARREHLDMLLSLTRAIGARALVLPCGALDHEPLRSLDQDLDTVAAELIAASDRAREVGVELWTESLHFLRLCWNIDRAARLTGRLTGTGVGIVMDFSHVTASGGSPIDFVDRFGPAIRHVHLRDAVPGNIRLSIGNGVADFAGGLRALAESGYRGHFSLELETGDVTDAERPAAAVAAASVLSPLLGTRTDPALHSLLF from the coding sequence ATGACGTTTAACCCTCGCCTCGGCTGCTCGACGATCAGCTTCCGGCACCAGCGCCTGGCCGACGCGCTCGCCACAATTCGCGCGGCAGGCTTCGAGGAGGTCGACCTCGGCGCGCTGCCCGGCGTCTGCGACCACGTCCCCTTTGTTCTTGATGCGGATGCCGTCGGCGCTGTCGCCGAGACGGTACTCTCCTCAGGGCTGCGCGTGCGTTCGGTCAACGGCGATATCGGTGACCTGAACCGCGTGCTCTCAGCTCATGAGCGGGCGGCCCGGCGGGAGCACCTCGACATGCTGCTCTCGCTCACTCGGGCCATCGGCGCGCGGGCGCTCGTGCTGCCGTGCGGCGCGCTCGATCACGAACCCCTCCGCAGCCTCGACCAGGACCTCGACACCGTCGCCGCCGAATTGATCGCCGCGTCGGACCGAGCCCGAGAGGTCGGGGTGGAGCTCTGGACCGAGTCGCTCCACTTCCTCCGGCTGTGCTGGAACATCGACCGCGCGGCCCGACTCACCGGCCGGCTCACGGGTACCGGCGTGGGCATCGTGATGGACTTCAGCCACGTCACGGCATCCGGTGGATCGCCGATCGACTTCGTGGACCGCTTCGGCCCGGCCATCAGGCATGTTCACCTGCGTGACGCCGTGCCGGGCAACATCCGTCTCAGCATCGGCAACGGTGTCGCCGACTTCGCCGGTGGGCTGCGGGCGCTCGCCGAGTCGGGTTATCGCGGGCACTTCTCACTCGAGCTGGAGACCGGCGACGTGACGGATGCCGAGCGGCCGGCGGCGGCCGTCGCGGCGGCATCCGTTCTCTCGCCCCTTCTCGGAACTCGCACCGATCCCGCCCTTCACTCTCTACTCTTCTGA
- a CDS encoding SDR family NAD(P)-dependent oxidoreductase produces the protein MTDNIQRTAVLTGATSDRGIGVTTARRYAREGWAIVILDLDGEKSTAVAAEISAEFGVPAFGHRVDVADEASVLAAQEAVAGEVSAGRLPAIGALANIAGITSPVPFLETTLELWNKVMAVNATGTYLVTKAFLPAMIENQWGRIVNMSSVSAQRGGGVFGKVPYSAAKAAILGFTKALARELGDNGVTVNAVTPGAVDTNIRVGSTPEQEEAIAAGIPLGRTATAEEVAAVITFLSSQDAGYVTGTTVDINGGSHIH, from the coding sequence ATGACCGACAACATCCAGCGCACCGCCGTTCTCACGGGCGCTACCTCCGACCGCGGAATCGGTGTGACCACCGCCAGGCGTTACGCCCGCGAGGGGTGGGCGATCGTCATTCTCGATCTCGACGGGGAGAAGTCCACGGCGGTCGCGGCGGAGATCAGCGCGGAGTTCGGGGTGCCGGCGTTTGGGCACCGGGTCGATGTGGCTGATGAGGCGTCGGTGCTCGCCGCCCAGGAAGCCGTTGCCGGCGAGGTGTCGGCCGGGCGGCTGCCCGCGATCGGAGCGCTCGCGAACATCGCGGGCATCACGTCGCCGGTGCCGTTCCTCGAGACCACGCTCGAGCTGTGGAACAAGGTGATGGCCGTCAACGCTACGGGCACCTACCTGGTGACGAAGGCGTTCCTGCCGGCGATGATCGAGAACCAGTGGGGGCGTATCGTGAACATGTCGTCGGTGTCGGCGCAGCGTGGTGGTGGCGTGTTCGGCAAGGTGCCGTACTCGGCGGCGAAGGCGGCGATCCTCGGGTTCACGAAGGCACTCGCGCGGGAGCTCGGCGACAACGGCGTGACGGTGAACGCGGTGACGCCCGGTGCGGTCGACACGAACATCCGCGTGGGCAGCACGCCGGAACAGGAGGAGGCGATTGCGGCGGGCATTCCGCTCGGGCGCACGGCGACTGCCGAGGAGGTCGCCGCCGTGATCACGTTCCTGTCGTCGCAGGACGCCGGCTACGTCACCGGGACCACCGTCGACATCAACGGTGGCAGCCACATCCACTAG